From Neodiprion pinetum isolate iyNeoPine1 chromosome 7, iyNeoPine1.2, whole genome shotgun sequence, a single genomic window includes:
- the LOC124223370 gene encoding kelch-like protein 5 isoform X2, producing MPTARSNKGDPEIRLNKADTEIRFSQREASTSEQSISSIVSSISISQDENFRVLKHAENSLKVMDSYFQKQQLTDVTLVAGNRRIPAHRLVLSAGSEYFAAMFTSTLRESAQHEIELMGVDGDALLALVQYCYTGCIELREDSVETLLGTACLLQLNPVVKACCHFLIKQLHPSNCLGIRMFADTQGCAHLLSVAHAYTTEHFMEVISNQEFLSLSGNEVAKLLESEDVNVPSEETIFHALMTWLQHDPDNRCKDASKLLSYVKLPLLSPAFITDNIESNEVFRDQRAAQDLVMEALKYHLLPERRPLLQSGRTRPRKATVGLLLAVGGMDANKGATSIDAFSLRDNAWKNLANMSGRRLQFGAAVVEKKLLVVGGRDGLKTLNTVECFDFSSLIWNTLPPMNTHRHGLGVAVLEGPLYAVGGHDGWSFLNTVERWDPAARQWSYIAPMSTQRSTVGVAVLNNKLYAVGGRDGSSCLRTVECYDPHTNKWTPCAPMSKRRGGVGVGVVNGYLYALGGHDAPASNPSASRFDCVERYDPKTDTWTMVAAMSVARDAVGVCVLGDRLLAVGGYDGQQYLTLVEAYDPHLNEWQEVSPLKMGRAGPCVVVKNLIGKT from the exons ATGCCGACAGCCCGTTCGAACAAAGGCGATCCGGAGATCCGTTTGAACAAAGCCGATACGGAAATCCGTTTTTCACAAAGAGAAGCATCGACGAGTGAGCAGAGCATATCCAGCATTGTGTCAAGCATTTCGATATCACAGGATGAAAACTTCCGGGTTCTCAAACATGCCGAGAATAGCCTCAAAGTTATGGATTCTTACTTCCAGAAGCAACAGCTCACCGATGTCACTTTGGTGGCAG GCAACAGACGAATTCCTGCGCATCGTCTTGTTCTGAGCGCTGGCTCAGAATATTTTGCAGCAATGTTTACAAGCACCCTGAGAGAATCGGCACAGCATGAAATCGAGCTGATGGGAGTTGATGGAGATGCGCTCTTGGCACTCGTCCAGTACTGTTATACcg GATGCATAGAACTGCGAGAAGATAGCGTCGAAACACTACTCGGAACTGCATGTCTGCTACAATTGAATCCGGTGGTGAAAGCCTGCtgtcactttttaataaaacaacTTCACCCAAGTAATTGTCTCGGTATAAGAATGTTCGCCGATACTCAAGGCTGCGCGCATTTATTAAGCGTCGCGCACGCCTACACGACAGAACATTTCATGGAAGTAATAAGCAATCAAGAATTTTTATCCCTATCCGGTAACGAAGTCGCTAAACTTTTGGAATCCGAGGATGTAAACGTTCCGTCGGAGGAAACGATTTTTCAC gcTCTAATGACATGGTTGCAACATGATCCTGATAATCGGTGCAAGGATGCAAGCAAGTTACTAAGCTACGTTAAACTGCCGCTACTATCGCCTGCT TTCATAACCGACAACATTGAAAGCAACGAAGTATTCAGAGACCAAAGAGCTGCTCAAGATTTAGTCATGGAAGCTTTGAAGTACCATCTACTACCTGAACGCAGACCCTTGTTGCAATCCGGTCGTACCAGACCTCGAAAAGCGACTGTAGGTTTATTGCTGGCCGTAGGAGGAATGGACGCTAACAAAG GTGCTACATCTATTGATGCATTCTCACTGAGAGACAACGCGTGGAAAAACTTGGCAAACATGAGCGGAAGACGTTTGCAATTTGGTGCTGcagttgttgaaaaaaaattactagtCGTCGGAGGAAGGGATGGTCTCAAAACTTTGAACACCGTTGAGTGTTTCGACTTTTCTAGTTTAATTTGGAACACTTTGCCACCAATGAATACGCATCGACATGGATTAG GAGTCGCGGTATTAGAAGGACCTTTGTATGCTGTCGGAGGACACGATGGTTGGAGTTTTCTAAATACAGTAGAAAGGTGGGATCCGGCAGCGCGCCAATGGAGTTACATTGCCCCCATGTCGACGCAACGATCGACGGTTGGCGTAGCAGTGCTGAATAACAA GCTATACGCTGTAGGTGGCAGAGATGGTAGCTCGTGTTTAAGAACAGTGGAATGCTACGATCCCCATACAAATAAATGGACACCATGCGCTCCAATGTCAAAACGCCGAGGAGGAGTTGGCGTAGGTGTTGTTAACGGTTATCTTTACGCTTTAGGAGGACACGACGCACCTGCAAGCAACCCCAGTGCGAGTCGATTCGACTGCGTTGAGAg GTACGATCCTAAAACCGACACGTGGACGATGGTGGCAGCAATGAGCGTAGCCAGAGACGCAGTTGGCGTTTGTGTACTCGGCGACAGGCTTTTAGCTGTCGGTGGATACGATGGTCAACAATATCTTACTCTGGTTGAAGCTTACGATCCTCATCTAAACGAATGGCAAGAG GTTTCACCATTAAAAATGGGCAGAGCAGGACCCTGTGTTGTTGTCAAAAATCTAATTGgaaaaacttaa
- the Ktl gene encoding BTB/POZ domain-containing protein KCTD16, translating to MEAAQDVGGATVRSVVELNVGGVFYTTSLSTLTGEGDSNLAGMFGEKSSVERDAKGKYFLDRDGVLFRYVLDFLRNKALVLPEGFRERERLRQEAKFFGLPGLEKAVIEHAELPAIGKRPPGYITVGYRGSFAFGRDGLADVKFRKLSRILVCGRVALCRDVFGETLNESRDPDHGMSDRYTSRFFLKHNFIEQAFDMLQEQGFRLAGSCGSGTAGGSTEQLKPGVDAEENRWNHYNEFVFVRE from the coding sequence ATGGAGGCGGCCCAGGATGTCGGTGGTGCAACCGTTCGAAGTGTCGTCGAATTGAACGTGGGCGGCGTGTTTTACACTACGTCGTTATCGACCTTGACGGGTGAGGGAGATTCTAACCTGGCCGGTATGTTCGGTGAGAAATCGTCGGTCGAGCGAGACGCGAAGGGAAAGTACTTTCTGGATCGGGACGGAGTGCTTTTCCGTTACGTTCTCGACTTCCTGCGGAACAAGGCTCTCGTATTGCCCGAGGGTTTCAGGGAGCGGGAACGGCTTCGACAGGAGGCCAAGTTCTTCGGACTTCCGGGACTCGAGAAAGCGGTCATAGAGCACGCGGAATTGCCGGCGATCGGCAAACGGCCACCTGGTTACATAACCGTTGGGTATCGTGGAAGCTTCGCCTTTGGTCGGGACGGACTGGCCGATGTCAAGTTCCGCAAACTCTCCAGGATCCTCGTCTGCGGACGAGTCGCTCTTTGCCGCGACGTCTTCGGCGAGACTCTTAACGAGAGCCGCGATCCTGATCACGGAATGTCCGATAGGTACACGTCGAGGTTCTTTCTTAAACACAATTTCATTGAACAGGCTTTCGACATGCTTCAGGAACAGGGATTTCGGCTTGCCGGTAGCTGCGGATCCGGCACTGCTGGTGGTAGTACCGAACAACTTAAACCTGGTGTTGATGCCGAGGAGAATCGGTGGAACCATTACAACGAGTTTGTATTCGTACGCGAGTAG
- the LOC124223368 gene encoding mucolipin-3 → MAEGLTTSATTSSREKKKNNTTGSNNVLRNNSWSHGDDSGDDSDLLNGNENDQPRAMQSSPRPSHRFYSSMTAAENIMRRKLRFFFMNPIEKWHAKRRIPYKFIIQVIKLILVTVQLCLFAHNNYMHVNYTWDNRIAFSHLFLKGWDNTQEVAAYPPAIGPLALYRQDEFFQTIDYALKGYNNLSNAIGPYSYVAEDNSIVPVQLCLHRYKVGKIFGFNESYVFNSEIVEKCFNVTHNLSKSFESRKFFQEKQEPIDFPALVRAYLKFAIKTVNFKAAGAITPPDCYLFNITIDFDNRDHDGQMLLSLDADPIRLRCKEDATYIMDNEIEMKLGTLLNMLVIIVCTISLILCSRAICKAQLLKYETVSFFQNTYGKKLSVEGRLEFLNLWYIMIIINDLLIIMGSAIKEQIERTHYGGDQWNTCSVFLGTGNLLVWFGVLRYLGFFKTYNVVILTLKKAAPKVARFLICAILIYAGFTFCGWLILGPYHLKFRSLATTSECLFALINGDDMFATFSIMSFKSPMLWWYSRIYLYTFISLYIYVVLSLFISVIMDAYDTIKLYYRDGFPKSDLQSFVAICTDEASSGAYMSENEESENITELFDRFFCCRKKPYSSFDESSTGSSSAKSETVCNTAICI, encoded by the exons ATGGCGGAGGGGTTGACAACGTCGGCGACGACGTCTTCtcgagagaagaaaaaaaacaacacaacGGGCAGCAACAACGTTTTGCGAAACAACAGTTGGAGCCACGGTGATGACAGCGGGGATGACAGCGACTTGCTGAACGGGAATGAAAATGATCAGCCGAG GGCCATGCAATCGAGTCCGCGACCGAGTCACCGCTTCTATAGTTCGATGACTGCGGCGGAGAATATAATGCGACGCAAGCTGAGATTCTTCTTCATGAATCCTATAGAGAAGTGGCATGCCAAGCGTAGGATACCGTACAAATTTATTATCCAAGTGATCAAACTAATACTGGTCACGGTACAGCTATGCCTTTTCGCTCACAACAATTACATGCACGTCAATTACACATGGGATAACCGAATTGCATTTTCACACCTGTTTCTAAAGGGATGGGACAACACTCAGGAG GTTGCCGCCTATCCGCCGGCAATTGGCCCACTTGCGCTGTACAGAcaagatgaattttttcagacgaTAGATTACGCCTTGAAAGGTTACAACAACCTAAGCAACGCGATAGGCCCTTATTCTTATGTAGCTGAAGATAACTCGATAGTACCAGTTCAACTGTGTCTTCACCGTTACAAAGTGGGAAAGATATTTGGCTTCAACGAGAGCTACGTCTTCAACAGCGAAATCGTAGAGAAATGCTTCAATGTGACACACAATCTATCCAAAAGTTTTGAGTCccgtaaatttttccaagaaaaacaaGAGCCCATCGATTTCCCTGCGTTAGTGAGGGCGTATTTGAAGTTTGCCATTAAAACTGTCAACTTCAAAGCAGCTGGAGCAATTACACCGCCTGATTGCTATCTGTTCAACATTACGATTGATTTTGACAATCGAGATCACGATGGGCAAATGCTTTTGTCTTTGGACGCGGATCCGATAAGACTGCGTTGCAAGGAAGATGCAACTTACATAATGGATAATGAGATTGAAATGAAGCTGGGAACACTTCTGAATATGCTGGTAATCATTGTTTGCACGATATCGCTGATTCTCTGTTCGAGAGCAATATGCAAAGCACAGCTACTCAAGTATGAGACTGTAAGTTTCTTCCAAAACACGTATGGCAAAAAGCTGAGTGTTGAAGGCAGGCTTGAGTTCCTCAATTTATGGTACATCATGATAATCATCAACGATCTATTGATCATAATGGGATCCGCTATCAAGGAGCAAATTGAGAGAACACACTACGGAGGCGATCAGTGGAATACCTGCAGTGTTTTTCTCGGCACCGGTAATCTTTTGGTGTGGTTCGGAGTCCTAAGGTATTTGGGATTCTTTAAAACGTACAACGTCGTTATACTGACGTTGAAAAAGGCTGCACCCAAAGTAGCCAGGTTTTTAATTTGTGCAATATTGATATACGCTGGTTTCACTTTCTGCGGCTGGCTAATCCTTGGCCCGTATCACCTGAAGTTCCGCTCTTTAGCTACGACGTCGGAATGCCTCTTTGCCCTGATAAACGGTGACGATATGTTTGCaacattttcaataatgtcGTTCAAATCGCCCATGCTCTGGTGGTACTCAAGgatatacctatacacgtTTATTTCACTCTACATTTACGTGGTTCTAAGTCTTTTCATATCCGTGATAATGGATGCTTACGACACGATAAAACTCTACTATCGCGACGGTTTCCCAAAGAGCGATTTGCAATCCTTTGTCGCCATTTGTACAGACGAGGCGTCGAGCGGTGCATACATGTCAGAGAACGAAGAATCTGAGAATATCACAGAATTGttcgacagatttttttgttGTCGTAAGAAACCGTATTCCAGTTTTGACGAATCGAGCACAGGCAGCAGTTCTGCCAAGTCAGAAACAGTTTGCAACACAGCTATCTGTATAtag
- the LOC124223370 gene encoding kelch-like protein 5 isoform X1, with the protein MPTARSNKGDPEIRLNKADTEIRFSQREASTSEQSISSIVSSISISQDENFRVLKHAENSLKVMDSYFQKQQLTDVTLVAGNRRIPAHRLVLSAGSEYFAAMFTSTLRESAQHEIELMGVDGDALLALVQYCYTGCIELREDSVETLLGTACLLQLNPVVKACCHFLIKQLHPSNCLGIRMFADTQGCAHLLSVAHAYTTEHFMEVISNQEFLSLSGNEVAKLLESEDVNVPSEETIFHALMTWLQHDPDNRCKDASKLLSYVKLPLLSPAFITDNIESNEVFRDQRAAQDLVMEALKYHLLPERRPLLQSGRTRPRKATVGLLLAVGGMDANKGATSIDAFSLRDNAWKNLANMSGRRLQFGAAVVEKKLLVVGGRDGLKTLNTVECFDFSSLIWNTLPPMNTHRHGLGVAVLEGPLYAVGGHDGWSFLNTVERWDPAARQWSYIAPMSTQRSTVGVAVLNNKLYAVGGRDGSSCLRTVECYDPHTNKWTPCAPMSKRRGGVGVGVVNGYLYALGGHDAPASNPSASRFDCVERYDPKTDTWTMVAAMSVARDAVGVCVLGDRLLAVGGYDGQQYLTLVEAYDPHLNEWQEVNVSPLKMGRAGPCVVVKNLIGKT; encoded by the exons ATGCCGACAGCCCGTTCGAACAAAGGCGATCCGGAGATCCGTTTGAACAAAGCCGATACGGAAATCCGTTTTTCACAAAGAGAAGCATCGACGAGTGAGCAGAGCATATCCAGCATTGTGTCAAGCATTTCGATATCACAGGATGAAAACTTCCGGGTTCTCAAACATGCCGAGAATAGCCTCAAAGTTATGGATTCTTACTTCCAGAAGCAACAGCTCACCGATGTCACTTTGGTGGCAG GCAACAGACGAATTCCTGCGCATCGTCTTGTTCTGAGCGCTGGCTCAGAATATTTTGCAGCAATGTTTACAAGCACCCTGAGAGAATCGGCACAGCATGAAATCGAGCTGATGGGAGTTGATGGAGATGCGCTCTTGGCACTCGTCCAGTACTGTTATACcg GATGCATAGAACTGCGAGAAGATAGCGTCGAAACACTACTCGGAACTGCATGTCTGCTACAATTGAATCCGGTGGTGAAAGCCTGCtgtcactttttaataaaacaacTTCACCCAAGTAATTGTCTCGGTATAAGAATGTTCGCCGATACTCAAGGCTGCGCGCATTTATTAAGCGTCGCGCACGCCTACACGACAGAACATTTCATGGAAGTAATAAGCAATCAAGAATTTTTATCCCTATCCGGTAACGAAGTCGCTAAACTTTTGGAATCCGAGGATGTAAACGTTCCGTCGGAGGAAACGATTTTTCAC gcTCTAATGACATGGTTGCAACATGATCCTGATAATCGGTGCAAGGATGCAAGCAAGTTACTAAGCTACGTTAAACTGCCGCTACTATCGCCTGCT TTCATAACCGACAACATTGAAAGCAACGAAGTATTCAGAGACCAAAGAGCTGCTCAAGATTTAGTCATGGAAGCTTTGAAGTACCATCTACTACCTGAACGCAGACCCTTGTTGCAATCCGGTCGTACCAGACCTCGAAAAGCGACTGTAGGTTTATTGCTGGCCGTAGGAGGAATGGACGCTAACAAAG GTGCTACATCTATTGATGCATTCTCACTGAGAGACAACGCGTGGAAAAACTTGGCAAACATGAGCGGAAGACGTTTGCAATTTGGTGCTGcagttgttgaaaaaaaattactagtCGTCGGAGGAAGGGATGGTCTCAAAACTTTGAACACCGTTGAGTGTTTCGACTTTTCTAGTTTAATTTGGAACACTTTGCCACCAATGAATACGCATCGACATGGATTAG GAGTCGCGGTATTAGAAGGACCTTTGTATGCTGTCGGAGGACACGATGGTTGGAGTTTTCTAAATACAGTAGAAAGGTGGGATCCGGCAGCGCGCCAATGGAGTTACATTGCCCCCATGTCGACGCAACGATCGACGGTTGGCGTAGCAGTGCTGAATAACAA GCTATACGCTGTAGGTGGCAGAGATGGTAGCTCGTGTTTAAGAACAGTGGAATGCTACGATCCCCATACAAATAAATGGACACCATGCGCTCCAATGTCAAAACGCCGAGGAGGAGTTGGCGTAGGTGTTGTTAACGGTTATCTTTACGCTTTAGGAGGACACGACGCACCTGCAAGCAACCCCAGTGCGAGTCGATTCGACTGCGTTGAGAg GTACGATCCTAAAACCGACACGTGGACGATGGTGGCAGCAATGAGCGTAGCCAGAGACGCAGTTGGCGTTTGTGTACTCGGCGACAGGCTTTTAGCTGTCGGTGGATACGATGGTCAACAATATCTTACTCTGGTTGAAGCTTACGATCCTCATCTAAACGAATGGCAAGAGGTAAAT GTTTCACCATTAAAAATGGGCAGAGCAGGACCCTGTGTTGTTGTCAAAAATCTAATTGgaaaaacttaa
- the LOC124223370 gene encoding kelch-like protein 5 isoform X3 has product MFTSTLRESAQHEIELMGVDGDALLALVQYCYTGCIELREDSVETLLGTACLLQLNPVVKACCHFLIKQLHPSNCLGIRMFADTQGCAHLLSVAHAYTTEHFMEVISNQEFLSLSGNEVAKLLESEDVNVPSEETIFHALMTWLQHDPDNRCKDASKLLSYVKLPLLSPAFITDNIESNEVFRDQRAAQDLVMEALKYHLLPERRPLLQSGRTRPRKATVGLLLAVGGMDANKGATSIDAFSLRDNAWKNLANMSGRRLQFGAAVVEKKLLVVGGRDGLKTLNTVECFDFSSLIWNTLPPMNTHRHGLGVAVLEGPLYAVGGHDGWSFLNTVERWDPAARQWSYIAPMSTQRSTVGVAVLNNKLYAVGGRDGSSCLRTVECYDPHTNKWTPCAPMSKRRGGVGVGVVNGYLYALGGHDAPASNPSASRFDCVERYDPKTDTWTMVAAMSVARDAVGVCVLGDRLLAVGGYDGQQYLTLVEAYDPHLNEWQEVNVSPLKMGRAGPCVVVKNLIGKT; this is encoded by the exons ATGTTTACAAGCACCCTGAGAGAATCGGCACAGCATGAAATCGAGCTGATGGGAGTTGATGGAGATGCGCTCTTGGCACTCGTCCAGTACTGTTATACcg GATGCATAGAACTGCGAGAAGATAGCGTCGAAACACTACTCGGAACTGCATGTCTGCTACAATTGAATCCGGTGGTGAAAGCCTGCtgtcactttttaataaaacaacTTCACCCAAGTAATTGTCTCGGTATAAGAATGTTCGCCGATACTCAAGGCTGCGCGCATTTATTAAGCGTCGCGCACGCCTACACGACAGAACATTTCATGGAAGTAATAAGCAATCAAGAATTTTTATCCCTATCCGGTAACGAAGTCGCTAAACTTTTGGAATCCGAGGATGTAAACGTTCCGTCGGAGGAAACGATTTTTCAC gcTCTAATGACATGGTTGCAACATGATCCTGATAATCGGTGCAAGGATGCAAGCAAGTTACTAAGCTACGTTAAACTGCCGCTACTATCGCCTGCT TTCATAACCGACAACATTGAAAGCAACGAAGTATTCAGAGACCAAAGAGCTGCTCAAGATTTAGTCATGGAAGCTTTGAAGTACCATCTACTACCTGAACGCAGACCCTTGTTGCAATCCGGTCGTACCAGACCTCGAAAAGCGACTGTAGGTTTATTGCTGGCCGTAGGAGGAATGGACGCTAACAAAG GTGCTACATCTATTGATGCATTCTCACTGAGAGACAACGCGTGGAAAAACTTGGCAAACATGAGCGGAAGACGTTTGCAATTTGGTGCTGcagttgttgaaaaaaaattactagtCGTCGGAGGAAGGGATGGTCTCAAAACTTTGAACACCGTTGAGTGTTTCGACTTTTCTAGTTTAATTTGGAACACTTTGCCACCAATGAATACGCATCGACATGGATTAG GAGTCGCGGTATTAGAAGGACCTTTGTATGCTGTCGGAGGACACGATGGTTGGAGTTTTCTAAATACAGTAGAAAGGTGGGATCCGGCAGCGCGCCAATGGAGTTACATTGCCCCCATGTCGACGCAACGATCGACGGTTGGCGTAGCAGTGCTGAATAACAA GCTATACGCTGTAGGTGGCAGAGATGGTAGCTCGTGTTTAAGAACAGTGGAATGCTACGATCCCCATACAAATAAATGGACACCATGCGCTCCAATGTCAAAACGCCGAGGAGGAGTTGGCGTAGGTGTTGTTAACGGTTATCTTTACGCTTTAGGAGGACACGACGCACCTGCAAGCAACCCCAGTGCGAGTCGATTCGACTGCGTTGAGAg GTACGATCCTAAAACCGACACGTGGACGATGGTGGCAGCAATGAGCGTAGCCAGAGACGCAGTTGGCGTTTGTGTACTCGGCGACAGGCTTTTAGCTGTCGGTGGATACGATGGTCAACAATATCTTACTCTGGTTGAAGCTTACGATCCTCATCTAAACGAATGGCAAGAGGTAAAT GTTTCACCATTAAAAATGGGCAGAGCAGGACCCTGTGTTGTTGTCAAAAATCTAATTGgaaaaacttaa